CCCCTCTTTCCTCTGCTGCTCAATCATTTCAACCAGAGACAGGCTGGTTTCCCAGCGCTTGTCGCGGTTACGAACCGAGTGAATGTTGTTTTCCTCCTGAAAATTCCAGAACTGTCCGAATTGGCGGTTTTTGTATTCTCTCAAAAAATCGAGTCTTTCCTGAAGCTCTTCCTTGGCCACCAGCAGCTTGGACTTGTCGTAAACCGCCTCTTCCCTATTGGCGAATACCAGGTCGTAGTCCTTGCTCATGACGATCGCCTCTTCCGGGCACACCTCTTCGCAGTAACCGCAATAGATGCAACGCAGCATGTTAATCTCAAAAAAGTCGGGGTACCGCTCCTTGGGGTCATCGCTGTTTTCGGAGGCCTGCATGCTTATGGCGAGCGGCGGGCATGCGCGCGCGCACAAGCCGCAAGCAACACATCGCTCCTGTCCGTTGTCTTCAACCAGCACCGGCCGGCCGCGAAAAATGGGAGGCGGATCAAACCGTTCCTCAGGATACTGCATGGTGAATTTCGGCTGAAACATCTGTTTCAGGGTGTACCACAATCCGCGCAACACTTCAGGCAGGTAAATACGCTCCAGAAAATTCAGGTTGCGCTCATTGCGAGGGTCACCGTGAACCGCGTTCGTTCTTGGCTTTTCCAGATTTTCGGGCATGTAACAACTCGTTTTGTTCTGTTCAAACGTTCGAAATTAACGTTTTTTTGATAGAATTTGATAGAATCTGATTTTTAATAAGTGCCCTAAAAATAACGCATGGGCGGGTTCATTCAAAAAAAAGCGTGAAATTACTTTTCCTTGAAAACCATGGTCACGGGTACTCCCTTGAAGCCAAACGTTTCACGGAGCCTGTTCTCAATATATCGTCTGTAGTTTGCAGGAAGCTCTCGGGGCACATTCATAAAAAAGGCAAATACCGGGGGCTTGTGCTTGACCTGGGTCATGTATTTGATTTTCAGCTGATGTCCCCGTACAAACGGCAGCGGCCGGATTCGGGTGATCTCCTCCAGGAACCGGTTTAAGCGGGATGTCGGGATCTTCTTGCTTCGTTCCTGAATAATCTCCTCACACTCCTGCAGCACCCGGTGGATTCGCTGTCCGGTTTTGGCGGATGAGGTGATCACCGGCACAAAGTCAAGGCTTGGAACTCTTTTGTGGATCCGGTCGATATACGATTTTGCGGTATTGGTCTCTTTTTCGACAAGATCCCATTTGTTGAGTACGATGACCATGCCTTTGTTGAACTTCTCGGCCATACGCATTAGCCTGACATCCTGCACCTCGAATCCCTGATGCGCATCAACCATAATTACGGAAACATCGCACTCCCGAATGCTTTTCTCTGTTCGCAATGTGCTGTAAAACTCAATGCTGTCGGTGATTTTTGTCCGCTTGCGGAGCCCGGCCGTATCAACAAGCGTGTAGGTCTTGTCCTGGTAATCGAGCCGGCTGTTGACGGAATCGCGGGTCGTGCCGGCGATATCCGTGACAATGCAGCGTTCATCCTTCAGAAGTGCATTGATCAGGCTGCTTTTACCGACATTCGGTCGCCCGACAATAGCGATTTTCGGCCAGGGTTCAACGGAATCCTGCTCCGTTTCCTCTGGCAGCCGGGTCACAAGATAATCGAGCAGTTCCCCCGTGCCGGTACCGGATAGTGCCGAAACCGGGAAAATGTGCTCAAAGCCCAGTTTGTAGAAATCGGAAGCGCCCCACGATTGATCGGTTTTATCCGCCTTGTTGGCAACTACCAGCACCGGTTTATCCTGTTTTCGAAGGATATTGGCGACCACCTCATCATCGCCGGTAAGGCCGATTTGAACATCCACAACGAAAACGATCACATCCGCTTCACGGATGGCAATTTCCACCTGGTTGCGAATTCCTGTGACGATGACATTCCCCTTGTCCGGCAAATAGCCTCCGGTGTCGATCACTGTAAAATCTCGCCCGTTCCAATAGGACTCTCCGTAGTGCCTGTCTCTCGTGACACCGGACACATCATCAACAATGGCTTGCCGCTCGCCAAGCAACCTGTTAAACAGGGTGGATTTTCCGACGTTCGGCCGGCCTACAATTGCAACTGCTGGAAGCATATCTCTGGCTCTAAAAACGATTAACCGTATATTTCAGGTGTTTTTTTTGTAATTTGAGAAGATACGCAACCTTACCCCGGAAAAAAACCGACATGCTACAGGTTATTCACGATACGTTCGGTACCGTAGGTTCCATCCTGGTGGCCCTGCTTGCCTTCGCCTTGCTCATCTTCTGGATCGCCGCCATCTCCGGCATTCACGAATACCCCTATTCCGACAGGAAGAAGCTGCTAATTACTGCAGGTTTCATCCTGTTCCCTCCCTATGCTTTAGTCTGGCTGGCCAAAGACATGTACCGCCAGTACTCGATTCTGAAAGGCAAAGGATAGAGTATTCAAGTGGCAGGAGAAGGACTCCGTCACACCTCCCCGGACCCGCTCTGTGTCGCATCCGACAGTTGCTTTTGGGGCGGAGCCTCCTCCAGATACCACGGTTCGAGAACGTTTTCGGGCACATTGGAGAGAAAGCGTGACGGATTGGAAAAGAAATCTCCGTAAGTGCCGTTTTGTGTGACCGGGTAGGTCACAAACAGCCGTTCCCTGGCACGGGTGCAGGCTACATAGAGCAGCCGGAGCTCTTCATCCAGGGCCGACACGTTTTCAACGGAGTAGCCGGACGGGATAATGCCGTCCAGGCATTGGATGATAAATACGGTATCCCATTCAAGCCCTTTGGCTGAATGAATGGTACTCAATGTAAGCGGGAGTTCGTCCCGGCTTTTTCTTTCGGTGTCCACGGCCGTTGCTTCGATCGGATCGAGGGTCAGTTCCTGCAGCAGTTGCCTGAAAGAGCGGAAGTTGCTGCACAGGTTGCCAAACGCCTCCAAATCTTTTTGCCGTTTGGGGTAGTCGTCGAATTTCTTTTTGCAGATGGGCATGTAGTACTCGACGACCGCTTCCACCGCTTTTGAAGGTGTGCTTTCCATGGAACGGATTGCAGCGAGCACACCGCTCAATCGCTCAAGCTGCTCCCTGTAGCCCTTGCTGACGATCTCCGTTTCATGCAGCTCCCGGTTCTTGTTCATTTGCAGCCACAAAATCAACTCATCGGCGGTTTTGGGTCCGATGCCCTCCAGCAGGGTCAATATCCGGCTCCATGCAATCTGATCGCCTGGATTAACGATGACCCGCAGGTGCCCCAGCACATCCCGGATATGTGCCGCCTCGGCAAATTTCTGTCCGCCGAACTTGCGGAACGGGATATTGTTTTTATTGAGCTCCCACTCAAGGTCATAGGAGTCGCGACCGTTTCGGAACAGCACGGCAATTTCATTAAGCGGCACCTCCTGTTCGCGCAGCCGCAGCAGCATCTGGGCCACAAACCGTGACTGATCACGCTCGTTGGGAGCCCGTACCAGTCCGGGCAGATCCCCGTCCGTCCTGTCGGTATAAAGATTCTTGCTGTACTTCTCTTTTGTCTTGTCCAGCAATGCGTTGGATAGATCCAGAATGGGCTTTACCGACCGGTAGTTCTCCTCCAGCTTGATGATTCTGCAGTTGGTGTGCTCCGACGGAAAGGACAGAATATTCTTGTGGTCGGCCCCGCGAAATGCGTAAATGCTCTGGGCGTCGTCACCGACAGCCATTATGTTGTGGTGGTATGACCCGAACAGCCGTACCAGTTCCGCCTGCAGCGCGTTGGTATCCTGATACTCATCCACCATGACATGCCGGTTACCGGCCGCCACCTGGTTCCTGACATCCTCTTCCTGGAGCAGCAGACGCCGGGTCAACACCAGAAGGTCATCAAAGTCCATCACGCCGTTCTCTTCCTTGAACCGTTTGTAGCGGCCTGATATCTCATCCAGGAGGTCATGATGCTCCAGAAACTG
The Balneolales bacterium ANBcel1 DNA segment above includes these coding regions:
- a CDS encoding NADH-quinone oxidoreductase subunit I, which gives rise to MPENLEKPRTNAVHGDPRNERNLNFLERIYLPEVLRGLWYTLKQMFQPKFTMQYPEERFDPPPIFRGRPVLVEDNGQERCVACGLCARACPPLAISMQASENSDDPKERYPDFFEINMLRCIYCGYCEEVCPEEAIVMSKDYDLVFANREEAVYDKSKLLVAKEELQERLDFLREYKNRQFGQFWNFQEENNIHSVRNRDKRWETSLSLVEMIEQQRKEGKQPQLDRE
- the der gene encoding ribosome biogenesis GTPase Der, encoding MLPAVAIVGRPNVGKSTLFNRLLGERQAIVDDVSGVTRDRHYGESYWNGRDFTVIDTGGYLPDKGNVIVTGIRNQVEIAIREADVIVFVVDVQIGLTGDDEVVANILRKQDKPVLVVANKADKTDQSWGASDFYKLGFEHIFPVSALSGTGTGELLDYLVTRLPEETEQDSVEPWPKIAIVGRPNVGKSSLINALLKDERCIVTDIAGTTRDSVNSRLDYQDKTYTLVDTAGLRKRTKITDSIEFYSTLRTEKSIRECDVSVIMVDAHQGFEVQDVRLMRMAEKFNKGMVIVLNKWDLVEKETNTAKSYIDRIHKRVPSLDFVPVITSSAKTGQRIHRVLQECEEIIQERSKKIPTSRLNRFLEEITRIRPLPFVRGHQLKIKYMTQVKHKPPVFAFFMNVPRELPANYRRYIENRLRETFGFKGVPVTMVFKEK
- a CDS encoding ATP-dependent helicase encodes the protein MKKFVLHNEDPKARGTQYAIAYREVLNEAQCEAVMHDRGAALVVAGAGTGKTRTLVYRVARLVEDGTPPESILLLTFTRRAAREMLERASGLLDERCSRVKGGTFHFYCNQLLHRYAERIGYPANFTLLDQADAMDAIHHIRAAFVRTSGVRRFPGKKAIQAMISTAINKKQTLHDVLSDEYPQFLEHHDLLDEISGRYKRFKEENGVMDFDDLLVLTRRLLLQEEDVRNQVAAGNRHVMVDEYQDTNALQAELVRLFGSYHHNIMAVGDDAQSIYAFRGADHKNILSFPSEHTNCRIIKLEENYRSVKPILDLSNALLDKTKEKYSKNLYTDRTDGDLPGLVRAPNERDQSRFVAQMLLRLREQEVPLNEIAVLFRNGRDSYDLEWELNKNNIPFRKFGGQKFAEAAHIRDVLGHLRVIVNPGDQIAWSRILTLLEGIGPKTADELILWLQMNKNRELHETEIVSKGYREQLERLSGVLAAIRSMESTPSKAVEAVVEYYMPICKKKFDDYPKRQKDLEAFGNLCSNFRSFRQLLQELTLDPIEATAVDTERKSRDELPLTLSTIHSAKGLEWDTVFIIQCLDGIIPSGYSVENVSALDEELRLLYVACTRARERLFVTYPVTQNGTYGDFFSNPSRFLSNVPENVLEPWYLEEAPPQKQLSDATQSGSGEV